The DNA sequence CCAGGGCGAAGCCAGCGTAATATTAGCCGCTATGGGCTGACCTCAGTCCCTGGTCTGCTCACGAAGGAAGCGGCGTTCCGCGCGGCGGCGGCGCACCTGGTACCAGCGTGCGGTGTAGGCGAGATCCTCCCGGCAGACGTCCAGGAAGGCCCTCTGCGCGGTGACCAGGGCCTCGGCCTGCCGCTGGGATCGGCGGGCGCTCTTCTCGCCCAGCTCCAGGTTGCTGGTGGCCTCGACGAGGGTTTCCGCCGCGGCGATGACGTGGACGCTGCCGCACAGCCGGACCCCGTGCAGCGCGCTGATGAGCTCGCTGCTGACCTCCCACACCTGGGGGGTCTGGCCCAGCAGCAGCTTGTGCGCGGCGCGTCCGGCCTCGCGCTTCAGGTGGGCGAACTGGTACGCGTAGTTGAACGAGCGGGTGGAGGCGTCCAGCAACCGGCGGTACGCCTCCGCGCGGTCTTCCCTGCTGCCAGCCGGGGAACGCCCACAGGCCGGTACCGCCCGACCAGCGCGCTGGCCACGCTCCCTGTCGCTTTGATACCGGCAGCCGCCACGCCCGGCGTCAAGAAGGTCATGCCCGGTTCTACCATCCGGCGGGCCGGGCGCCGGCCGGGCCAGCAGCTGCTCGACCCGGGCCGTCCCGCAGGCGAGGTCTGCCCAGCGGGCGTCAGGGAGGCGCACTGCGTGGTGGCCACGGGCGCCCGTGGCCAGTGGGGCCGTGGAACAGCTCGGATCACCCCGCCAGAGCCCAGCCCAGCCATTCATCCGTCGCTGCCGCGACCTCAACAGGGCAGGGCCCGAACCTCGGCGGCTGGGGTTCGGGCCCTGCCCTGTTGAGGAACGTGTTCAGCCGGTGCTCGGGTCCTGGCCGACCAGCCGCGTGAGCAGCTCCACGATCTGGGCCTGGTTCCGGTCCATCTTCTGCCCGAGCTCCTCGAGGCGGCTCTCCAGACGGTCTACCTTCTGATCGAGGTTCCCGACCTGGAGACGCACCGCGGTCAGGTCGCTCTTGATGATCCCGAACTCGCGGTCGTTCTTCTGGTCGACCTCTTCGAAACGCCTTGTGAGAGCGGCGAGTTCGCCGTGGGCTATGGGGTCCTCGGGCACGCGGGGCGCTCCTGCCAGGTCATGAAAACGAGCAGACATCAGGCCGCCCACGGTATCGCGCTCACCGGCCGCCGGTCCCGGCCCCTCGAGATGCCCACGGTCCCAACACCCCGGCCGAAGCCGCTAGCCGAGGCGCGGACGTACTGGGAGAACCACGGCCCTCGAGACTGGCGGCCGGTCCCCGTGCGAGTCCGATACGGAGACGTGGCCGGCGTGCCGGACCCGGTTTTGCCGCTCGTCCGTACGGTCGCGCTGGCGTCGCGGAACGTGCTCGTGGAGCGACGGAAGTCGTGAGGCGGCTGAGGAGCGATAAATCCACTGCGGTGGATCCCGCCCAGTGGGCGCTGGCTCGCTGGGCGCGGCACGCCTCGGCCGCCGTGCTGCACGTCTTGCACCAGGGCCGCTGGTGCCACACCGGTGTCGCCCCGGAGCGGGTGCGGGTCCGGGGCTCCGAACCGGGCGCGCCCGACGGTTCCTGGCGGCGGGCGGGCGGGCGGCGGTTCCTGGCCGGGCGGGCGCGCCGGTCCCGGCGTCCCGGACATACTCGCCAGGGGCGTCACGAGAGGCTTGCAAGGCATACAAGTTGTCCCGGAGTCCGGGCGGGTGGCACCCGCGTGTGACCGACTACCACCGCTGGAACCTCCTCGACCAGCAGCCCGAGCGCGCCCAGCAGCTCGTCGTGGACGGCGAGGACCCGGACAGCCCGCGCTCCGGCGATCCCCACGCACTCAGGGCCGATCCGCAGCTGGTCCTGACCTCGCCACTGGGCGCCACCCCGAGGGCAGCTCGGATGCGCTGACCGTCTGGCGAGCCGGGATTCCGGTGGTCGCCTGGGACGGCCGGACGATCCGGGACCCCGACTTCGTCCAGCAACTGAGACAAAAACAGGCCGATGCCAGCGGGCACCTGGCACGGCTCCGCGAAGCCGCGACAGAGTTACGTCTGGAGCCCATACGATCGGCTCCGCTCAAGGGGAAGAGTCACCTCGGACAGCATGTGGTGCTCGTTTGGGACGACCCGACCCGTCCCGTGGAACCGCAAGGGCGTATGACGGGGCCGGACGAGGGGGTGGGTGGTCGATGAGCGACGAAGAGCCTGCGCGGCGCGACAACGGACGGATCCACCAGGACTCGGGTTCCGCCTCCGGTGCCCTGCCGTCCGGGATACCGCGCTTCTGGTGGATCTATCCAGGGCACCGGGGGCCTGCTGTACGACGTAAGCCTGATGGCCAACTGGGCGCGGCTGGTGGCCCGCCCGTCGGCGCGCGGCGAGGACACGATGGCGGTGCTGCCCGGGGCGCCTGCCGAGCGCTGGGATCCCGAACCGGAACCGAGCGCCTGGGACCGCGTCTTCCGGTTCCGCGCCACCGCCTCGCCGAGCGCCTTCCGGCTGGCGTCCCGGCTGGCCGCGGCCCCGTTGAACATTCCCGTGATGGAGTTCGTGCAGGGCATCCACCAGCCGGAGGGCAGTCCGGGCGATCTGGCCGAGGTGCTGCTGGGCGGGCTGCTGCGCAAGGTGGCGACCGCCGACCCGCTGGACGAGACGGGCATCGGCTACGAGTTCCACGACGGGGTGCGCGAACTGCTGCTGTCCGCCGGGATGCGGGACGAGTCGCTGTACATCCTCGGCAGCGTCCTGGACCGGCTGGGCCGCCGCTGGAAACCACTGCTGATGCTGCGCGATCTGCTCAACCACCCCTCGGGCTCGGTGGGAGACCTTCCCAGGACGGAGCGCCTGCTGCCGTACATCCGTCTTCAGGAGCAGGTCTACCAGGCTCTTTCCGGGCCGTACCTGGAGGGTGCGCGCTCCTTTCGCGCCCTTGTCCTGGCCCATCAGGCGCTCGCCCGCTCGGGGGAAAGCCCACCCGATCCAGCATCACACAGGAGAAAACATGTGGTCTCCGAGGCGGTTGCGGCCATGACTGACTCCACGACTCCCCGAACAGACCCGCTGACCCAGACCGACGATTCACCACCCCTGCCGGCGCACGGCACGCCGGGTGCGGCGGGGGGAGCATCTGACAGCCGGAGGACAACCCAGATGACCACCCATCAGCAACCACGGCCATCCCAGGGCGAACCGCCGCAGCACCTTTTGGTGACGGTGGTGGTGCTCACCGTGGTGGTGGTGCTCTTGGTCTGCACGGCCACGGTGTACGTGCTGTATCAGCACCCCTCTCTCACGGCCCCGGTGGGAGTGGGGGTCGGACTCCTGGCCGTACTTGTCCCCCTGGCGATCGCCGCGTGTCGCCATCGATGAACGACGCGGTGTACCCGCCAGCGGGTCTCAGTTAAGGCCGCCAGCAACGGAGTCGTCGTCCATGCCGGTGCTGATTTGGACGTCGGGGAGGTGGATGCGCAGGGCGAAGATCAGGTGCGCGTCGTCCTTCAGGGCATGCAGGTCTCGGGCGAAGGGCCGTTCGTCGTCGGCGGGGCCGGTGCCACGCACGTGCGGCCAGCTGCTCGCGGGCGGTGTGCCGCGGGCGGGCATGAACGTCGCCAGCCCCTGCATCCACCCCACAGCCGAGCGGTGGTCCTCGGCGACGGTCAGCGCGACGTGTCCCAGCCGCCCCCACGGGGTGACGATCCTCCCGCCCGGCCGCGTCTGCTCCACCCACGCCCAGGGCACCTGGTCGACGGCGTAGGTGGAGATCACCCGGTCGTACGGCGCGCCGGGCGGCCAGCCTCCGGCGCCGTCGGCGGCCACGACCGCCGCGTCGGCCCCAGCCCCATCGAGGTGTTCCTTGGCCTGACGGGCCAGTTCGTCGTCTACCTCGAGGCTGACCACTTGTCCGGGGCCGGCGCGCCAGGTGAGGAGGGCCGCGTTCCAGCCTGTCCCGGCGCCCAGCTCGAGGCCGCGGTGGCCGGGTTCGAGCATGAGGGAGTCGAGCATGTCCACCACGATGGACGGACATGACAGGCTCGAGGAGGGGGCGCCGTCGGTGATCCGGGTGACGGCCGCGTCGTGGGGCCGGCCGTAGACTTCGGCGGCCCACCGGTCGGGGTCGGCGCTGCGGTCGATCGGCTGGTAGGTGTGGCCGTCCCAGCGCCACAGCTGGTCCGGCGCGAAGGCGTGCCGTGGTGTGTCGGCGACGGCCTGCCGAGTCCAGGGCGAGCGGGCAGGCCACAGCCCGTGCTGGTCCATGGCCTCGTCCAGCCGCTTCCGCGAGGCGTCGTAGTCGGCCACGCGGCTATTTCCGGTGTATCCCGGCCGGCGGCGGAGGCGGCGGCACCTGCCCGTCCGAGTTGTTCGGCGGCTGAGTTCCCTGCCCCGGGTTTGGATCCGGTTTGCGATGTTTGCTCACGAGCTACTCCATATTCCTGACTTCTGTAGCCTCGTCAGGATGACGCGATGTCAGGGGCCGCGGTAGAGCGCGTGGGAGCACCCGCGGGTGCGGCGACGGCTGCAATCGCCTGGCGTACGGCGTCATCTCCCCCGGCTCCCGGCGCGCCGGACATGCCAAGCGCGCCTGGAGATGCGCATCAGGCGCAGGTGTCGAGCATGCCGGTCAGAGCGGCATGCTCTTCTTCGTCCGTGGTGAGGCCGTAGGCGTGCTTCACCGAGATCCACGCACGCGCGTACGTGCAGCGGTAGCTGGCCAGATCCGGCTGCCAGTCGGAGGGGTCTCGATCGCTCTTTGCCCGGTTGGAACGGGCCGAGACGGCGATGAGCTGGGAATGGGCGAGATCGTTGGCGAAGGCCCGACGGTCCGCGGTCGTCCACTGTGAGGCGCCGGACCGCCATGCCTCCTTCAGCGGCACGACATGGTCGATGTCCACCTTCGATGCCGCGTCGAGCACCGCGCCGTCGTACGCCGATCGCCAGCTGCCGATCGTCGCCCGGCACTGCCCGTCCTGGGTGACCTGATCGCCGTCCCGGGCGAGGACGATCTCGCGGGTGTCGCAGGTGCCGTACTGGGTGGCCCAGTGGGGGAACTTCGCCCGGCTGTAGCCGGGGACATCGTCCTCGGGCGCGACAGTCAGCTCGCCCAGTTCTGCCCGGGCCTCCTCGGCGGTCGGGGGCTCTGGGAGCTCCGCCGCTGTTACGGGAGCGGTGGTGGAAGACGCGGTGCCCGGTGTGCTCGGTACAGCCCAGCTCGAGGGTGCGGAGCCCACGAGCCCGACGGTTGCCAGCGTGGCGGCCGCGGCAGCGGCCCAGCGACGAATCATCATGACCGTCACCGTGGACCGACCCACCGGGCCGAACGCTCAATTCCCCGAGCCGTCACCCCAAAGTGGATACACAGCAGCGAGGCTCCAGCTGCTCTCGAGCTCGCAGGCATATCGACCGGGAACCTCTCGCACCGACTTCCTGCTGCACATCCCTCGGGGCGTCTGGTTGTCTCAAAATTCGAACAAGCGATCTAATGTGGGGCATGAGCCAGCACGACTTCCCCCTCGACCTCGTGGAGGCGCAGACCGCCTGGTACCGCGCGTACTGGC is a window from the Streptomyces asiaticus genome containing:
- a CDS encoding methyltransferase domain-containing protein, whose product is MADYDASRKRLDEAMDQHGLWPARSPWTRQAVADTPRHAFAPDQLWRWDGHTYQPIDRSADPDRWAAEVYGRPHDAAVTRITDGAPSSSLSCPSIVVDMLDSLMLEPGHRGLELGAGTGWNAALLTWRAGPGQVVSLEVDDELARQAKEHLDGAGADAAVVAADGAGGWPPGAPYDRVISTYAVDQVPWAWVEQTRPGGRIVTPWGRLGHVALTVAEDHRSAVGWMQGLATFMPARGTPPASSWPHVRGTGPADDERPFARDLHALKDDAHLIFALRIHLPDVQISTGMDDDSVAGGLN
- a CDS encoding HNH endonuclease family protein: MMIRRWAAAAAATLATVGLVGSAPSSWAVPSTPGTASSTTAPVTAAELPEPPTAEEARAELGELTVAPEDDVPGYSRAKFPHWATQYGTCDTREIVLARDGDQVTQDGQCRATIGSWRSAYDGAVLDAASKVDIDHVVPLKEAWRSGASQWTTADRRAFANDLAHSQLIAVSARSNRAKSDRDPSDWQPDLASYRCTYARAWISVKHAYGLTTDEEEHAALTGMLDTCA